From a single Bacteroidota bacterium genomic region:
- a CDS encoding prolyl oligopeptidase family serine peptidase, with product MLKKYILPFTFVATFACNQAPKHEQKKLTMLPYPQAKTDSQTDNYHGTAIADPYRWLENDTAADVIDWVKEENKVTQNYLGQIPYRTQIKNRLTEIWDYPKYSSPFKEGDWYYFFKNEGLQNQSILYRQKGLTGEPEVFLDPNKLSEDGTASLASFTFSKDHKLCAVGVAQSGSDWNEIFVMDVASKQKLTDKIEWVKFSGATWKGNGFFYSRYDEPVKGKAFSNANEHMKIYYHKMGTAQSTDELVYEDKKHPLRYFNAGITEDERFMFIYISEGTSGNEILVKDLSKNEKAFKTLFKGFENNYAVVDNIGDKILATTDKGAAKYQLIEIDPANADEKNWKTVIAESTDLLEGASLWGGKLFATYLKDASTRIYRFNADGTGKEEIALPGIGTASGIGGKKDDTETFYTFTSFTNPGEIYKYDLKTGKSELFRKTEVKFNANDFETKQVFYTSKDGAKVPMFIMHKKGLKLDGTNPTMLYGYGGFNISLTPSFSVSRIMFLEQGGVYVIASLRGGGEYGEDWHKAGMLGKKQNVFDDFISAAEFLIKEKYTSSDKLAINGGSNGGLLVGACMTQRPELFKVAIPQVGVLDMLRYHKFTIGWGWAVEYGSSDKKDDFQWLIKYSPLHNVKPGVKYPATMIMTADHDDRVVPAHSFKFAAELQAKADTLNPILIRIDSKAGHGAGKPTTKLIEDAADMWSFVLWNLGVSEVKK from the coding sequence ATGCTAAAAAAATACATTTTACCCTTTACGTTTGTGGCCACTTTTGCTTGTAACCAAGCACCCAAGCACGAACAAAAAAAATTAACCATGTTGCCTTATCCTCAAGCCAAAACAGATAGTCAAACCGATAATTACCACGGAACCGCTATAGCCGACCCTTACCGTTGGTTAGAAAACGACACCGCTGCTGATGTAATAGATTGGGTAAAGGAAGAGAACAAAGTAACCCAAAATTACTTAGGACAAATTCCTTACCGTACCCAAATAAAAAACCGATTGACAGAAATTTGGGATTACCCCAAATACTCAAGCCCGTTTAAAGAAGGCGATTGGTATTACTTTTTTAAGAACGAAGGTTTACAAAACCAAAGTATTTTATACCGACAAAAAGGTTTAACAGGTGAGCCGGAAGTATTTTTAGACCCGAATAAGCTAAGCGAAGACGGAACAGCTTCATTAGCTAGTTTTACTTTTAGCAAAGACCATAAGCTATGTGCCGTTGGTGTGGCACAAAGTGGTAGCGACTGGAACGAAATATTTGTAATGGATGTGGCCAGCAAACAAAAGCTAACTGATAAAATAGAGTGGGTTAAGTTTAGCGGAGCCACTTGGAAAGGCAATGGCTTTTTCTATAGTCGCTACGATGAACCAGTGAAAGGAAAAGCATTCAGCAATGCCAATGAGCATATGAAAATATATTACCACAAAATGGGTACGGCACAAAGTACCGATGAGTTGGTATATGAAGACAAAAAACATCCGTTGCGTTATTTCAATGCAGGTATTACCGAAGACGAACGTTTTATGTTTATATACATAAGCGAAGGAACAAGCGGTAACGAAATATTGGTGAAAGATTTAAGCAAAAATGAAAAAGCATTTAAAACCCTTTTCAAAGGTTTTGAAAATAACTATGCTGTAGTTGATAATATAGGCGATAAAATTTTAGCCACTACCGATAAAGGCGCTGCTAAATACCAATTAATAGAAATTGACCCTGCTAATGCAGATGAGAAAAACTGGAAAACTGTTATTGCAGAAAGTACTGATTTATTAGAAGGCGCAAGCCTTTGGGGAGGTAAATTATTTGCTACCTACTTAAAAGATGCAAGCACCCGCATATACCGCTTTAATGCGGATGGAACAGGCAAAGAAGAAATTGCTTTACCAGGTATAGGTACAGCCAGTGGCATTGGTGGTAAAAAAGATGATACCGAAACCTTTTATACTTTTACTTCATTTACCAACCCGGGCGAAATATATAAGTACGATTTAAAAACAGGCAAATCAGAATTGTTCCGCAAAACAGAAGTGAAGTTTAATGCCAACGATTTTGAAACCAAACAAGTATTTTATACCAGTAAAGATGGAGCCAAAGTACCTATGTTTATTATGCACAAAAAAGGCTTGAAACTAGACGGTACAAACCCAACTATGTTATATGGTTACGGAGGATTCAATATATCATTAACACCATCGTTCAGTGTAAGCCGTATTATGTTTTTAGAGCAAGGTGGCGTGTATGTTATTGCCAGCTTACGTGGCGGTGGAGAGTATGGCGAAGACTGGCACAAAGCAGGTATGTTAGGCAAAAAACAAAATGTATTTGACGATTTTATTAGTGCAGCCGAATTTTTAATAAAAGAAAAATATACCAGCAGCGACAAGTTAGCTATTAATGGTGGCTCAAATGGTGGATTATTGGTTGGTGCTTGTATGACCCAACGCCCTGAATTATTTAAAGTAGCTATTCCGCAAGTAGGTGTATTGGATATGTTACGTTACCACAAGTTTACCATTGGTTGGGGCTGGGCAGTAGAGTATGGTAGCAGCGATAAAAAAGACGACTTTCAATGGTTGATAAAATACTCGCCATTACACAATGTTAAACCAGGAGTAAAATACCCGGCTACTATGATAATGACAGCAGACCACGATGACAGGGTAGTACCTGCACACTCATTTAAATTTGCAGCCGAGTTACAAGCCAAAGCCGATACCCTAAACCCCATATTGATTCGTATAGATAGCAAAGCAGGACATGGTGCAGGCAAGCCTACCACCAAGCTGATAGAAGATGCTGCTGATATGTGGAGTTTTGTATTGTGGAATTTAGGTGTAAGTGAAGTAAAGAAATAG